Part of the Novosphingobium sp. ZN18A2 genome, CGCCGCGAAGTTGTCAGCCGCGTGGGCGTGGCTGCTCGCCTTGGGGATCGGCGCGAGGCCGTTCTGCAGGTGCCAGCGCAGCACCACGGCGGCAGGCGTCGCGCCCGTTTCCTCGGCGATCTCGCGGATCACGGGGTTGTTCATGGCCTTGCCCTGGCCCAGCGGCGACCAGCTTTGCGTCGCGATGCCCATGTCCGCGTGGACTTTGCGCAGTTCGCGTTGCTGGAACGTGGGATGGAGTTCGACCTGGTTGACCGCCGGGACCACGCCGGTTTCCTTGTCCAGCCGTTCCAGGTGTTCGGGCAGGAAGTTCGAAACGCCGATCGACAGCGCCTTGCCTTCGTCGCGAAGCTCGATCATCGCCTTCCAGCTCTCGACGTAGAGGTCCTGTTCGGGGCAGGGCCAGTGGAGCAGCAAAAGGTCCACGTTGTCGCGACCCAGCCTTTCGAGCGAGCGGTCGAGCGCGGCGCGCGTGCCTTCGTGGCCCTGGTCGCGATTCCACACCTTGGTCGTCAGCCAGACCTGGTTGCGGCCGCGCAGGCCTTCGCCGACGCCGTCCTCGTTCTCGTAGATGGCGGCGGTGTCGACCAGTTTGTAGCCGATGTCCACGGCATCGCGGACACACTCCGCCGCGTCACTGTCGGGCACCTGCCAGGTGCCGAAACCGAACTGGGGCATCTCGCGGCCGTCGTTGAGTATGATGACGGGTTGGGGGACGAGAACTCCTGCGCGCATGTTATCTCCTTGTTGCCAAACGCAATCGCTGTGCCGGTGCAAGTCCTGCGATCCGAAGGCCAGGGGGCCGGGACCGGAGCTGCCGTGAAGACAGGCTGGCACGCTGCAAACGGCAGGCGGACCAGGGAGATGCACACCCGGATACGAAACGACAACGACCGGAAGGCCGGATCGATCCGAAAATGCCCCGCTCAATCGCCGAACAGTTCGGCGAGCCTGCGACCGGAATGGGCGATCGCTGCATGGCCATAGGGCACCGGGACGCCGATTGATTTCGGCGTGGCCGCGCAGCCCTTCGCGCGAATAGCAGCCGAGGTCAACCTTGCCGCCCGTCGCGCACGGGTCCAGTTCCGGCCTGATTCTGGCCGGAATCTGGGCATTGTTCCCCTGTGCGCTGTGAACCGGAATTTTCGGGTCGCATTCCAACCGTGGCTTGACTCGCCCTTCCCCCTCCCATTAGGGCGCGCTCCGCAAATCCGCGCGTCGGCACATCGCCACGCGTACCGGACATCCGCATCGCCGAGTCCTGTCGAAGGGCGATTGACGGATCCACCCTGGCAGGTGGAGAACCTGTATCCATGGCCAACGTAACCGTAATCGGCGCCCAGTGGGGCGATGAAGGCAAGGGCAAGATCGTCGACTGGCTGGCGAGCCGCGCCGATGCCGTCGTGCGCTTCCAGGGCGGACACAATGCCGGCCATACGCTGGTGGTCGGCGACCAGACCTACAAGCTCAGCCTGTTGCCCTCGGGCATCGTCACCGGCACACTTTCGATCATCGGCAACGGCGTGGTGCTGGACCCCTGGCACCTGAAGGCGGAGATCGGGAAGCTGGAAGGGCAGGGCGTCAAGATCAATGCGGACAACTTCGCCATCGCCGATAACTGCCCGTTGATCCTTCCGCTGCACCGCGACCTTGACGGATTGCGTGAAACCGCGGCGGGGGCGGGCAAGATCGGCACGACGGGTCGCGGCATCGGCCCAGCCTATGAAGACAAGGTGGGACGCCGCGCGATCCGGGTGTGCGATCTGGCGCATCTCGACGCGCTCGATGCGCAGCTTGATCGCCTTTGCGCGCATCACGATGCGTTGCGCGCCGGGTTCGGGGAACCGCCGGTAGATCGCCAGGCGCTGATCGCGGAACTGAAGGAAATAGCGCCCTTCGTGCTGCAATTCGCCCAGCCGGTGTGGAAGCGGTTGAAGAAAGTGCGCAAGGCGGGCGCGCGCATCCTGTTCGAAGGCGCGCAGGGCGTGCTGCTGGATGTCGATCACGGTACCTATCCCTTCGTCACCAGCTCGAACACGGTCAGCGGCACGGCGGCAAGCGGGTCTGGCCTTGGCCCCTCGTCCACCGGGTTCGTGCTGGGGATCGTCAAGGCTTACACCACGCGCGTTGGATCGGGTCCGTTCCCGACCGAGCTTGACGACGATACCGGCCAGCGCCTTGGCGAACGCGGGCATGAATTCGGCACCGTCACCGGCCGCAAGCGCCGCTGCGGATGGTTCGACGCGGTGCTGGTGCGCCAGTCCTGCGCGATTTCGGGCGTGACCGGGATCGCGCTTACCAAGCTCGACGTGCTCGACGGGTTCGATACGGTGAAGATCTGCACCGGCTATCGGCTGCGCGGGCAGGACGGCAAGAGCCGCATCTTGGACTATTTCCCCAGCCACGCGGCAGACCAGGCCGCGGTCGAGCCGATCTACGAGGAAATGGAAGGCTGGAGCGGGACAACGGCGGGCGCGCGGTCGTGGGCGGACCTGCCGGCACAGGCGATCAAGTATATCCAGCGCGTGCAGGAACTGATCGAAACGCCCGTCGCGCTCGTTTCCACCAGCCCCGAGCGCGAGGATACCATCCTTGTGCGCGATCCCTTTATCGACTGACGCCATGCGCGCCCGCCTCTTCCTTCCCCTGACGTTGCTTCTTGCGGTGGGAGAGGCGGGCAGCGTCGCCGCGCAGGCAGGCGACCCCGGCGATGTCGATTTCGTGCTGGTCGAAAAGGCGGCGCGTCGGCTGACGCTCTATTCGCAGGGCCGCGCCGTGCGCGTTTACAACGCGATCCAGCTGGGCGGGGCGCCCGTTGGCGCCAAGCATTTCGAAGGGGACGAACGCACGCCCGAGGGGCGCTATACGATCGATTATGGCAATCCCGACAGCGCCTATCACCTTTCGCTGCACATCTCTTATCCCTCGCCGCGCGATACCGCCTATGCGCGGGCGCATGGGCGCTCGCCCGGCGGAATGATCATGATCCACGGGCAGCCGAACGGCTGGGCTGCCGGGCGTGCGCCGGGCGACTGGACCGATGGCTGCATTGCGCTGAGCAACGCGCAGATAGAGCAGCTTTGGGAAACGGTGGGCGACGGTACGCCGATTGAGATCAGGCCCTGAACCGCCCGCCTGGGCTGCTCTGTCAGGGGCGGCAAACGCCGCACATCTCCCGTATTCACGATCAAATCGGATTAATCGTGTCCGCAAAAATGGCTGCGCGCGCGCTATGATGGCGTGGTCACGCAAAATTCGGGAGATGGGCAATGGTCGGCCCCGGCACGTCGTTTCAGCACTGGGATGGCCAACAATTCGGCCGGCAACGGGCCGTGGGCCTGTTCGCGTCCGACGAATTCTCTCTTCAATTGCTCACGCGGATATCGTCCGACGTGGGGGTGGACCTGAAAATGTCCTGTTCCATTGAAGACTTGGCCGCAGCGCCCGGCCTGCTGGACGAACTGGATCATATCACGATTGCGTTCGATCGTGTCGATACCGTGGCAGAGGCCGCGGCCGAGGTGATGAAGCAGGCGATGGCCGTGCGCCCGGCATTGCGGGCGCTGGTGCTCGTCCCGATGGAGTTGCTCGAACTCGCATGGCGTGCATTCGATCCCTCGCAGGCGAACGTGCTGGTGAACCCGTTCGGATCGGAAATCGCCCAGGCGCTGATCCGATGCGCCGGCCCGCAGCCAAGCGACCAAGTCCGCGACGATAGCGAGACGTCGGACGATCTTGTCAGGTCGCTGATGAAGGAAGTTACCCGCCTGTCGCACAGGCTGGATCGGCTGATGCAGGGCGGCCAGCAATCGGGTGGCTTGCTGTTCGCGCAACCTGATGACGATGCAACGCAGGGCGGCGTCAGCGACAGGAAGCAGGGCTATAAGGCCGAAAGCGAGAGGGAAGGCGGCACGATAAGGCGATTGCGCCCGGCGTTACCCGATCCGCGACTGGTGCGCCGCGTAATCCGCCAGCGCCAGCTGCGCGCGCGTTTTCTCGATGCGGACCTGTTTGCCGATCCCGCGTGGGACATCCTGCTGGATCTGACGGCGGCGAGGGGGGAGCATACGCGGGTTTCGGTTACGTCGCTCTGCATCGCCTCGGGCGTTCCGCCCACCACCGCGCTGCGCTGGATCGGGCAGATGACCGAAGGGGGCCTGTTGCAGCGGGTTGACGACGAAGCGGACCGTCGCCGCGCCTTCATAGACCTTACGGACAAGGCGGCGGATGCGATGGCCCGCTATTTCGCCGAAGTGGGCACGGGCGTCCAGGGCGGGGTCTGAAAGACGCCGGTGCTGCGCCAGCCCGGCTGTGTATTCGCCCACCGCCGCGCCCGCCGGAGGCGTGGGGTGGCCACGCCCGCCGGTGCCGTCAAAGCTCCGCCCGGCGCAGCCGCAGGGCGTTGCCGATGACTGAAACCGACGACATGCTCATCGCGGCGGCGGCGATCATCGGGCTCAGCAATATTCCGAAGAACGGGTAGAGCACGCCCGCCGCCACCGGCACGCCGATGGTGTTGTAACCGAACGCGAACAACAGGTTCTGTCGGATATTGCGCATCGTCAGGCGCGACAGGCGACGCGCCTTGGCGATTCCCAGCAAATCCCCGCTGACCAGCGTTACGCCCGCGCTTTCCATCGCCACGTCTGTGCCCGTGCCCATCGCGATCCCCACGTCCGCCGCGGCGAGGGCGGGGGCATCGTTGATCCCGTCGCCCGCCATGGCCACCTTGCGACCCGCGGATTTCAACTCGCCGACGATGCGGTGCTTGTCTTCGGGCGATACGTCCGCATGGACTTCGTCGATGCCCAGTTCGCCGGCCACGGCATGGGCCGTGGCGGCGGCATCGCCTGTCAGCATCACCACGCGCACGTTCTGGTGGTGCAGGCGCTTCACCGCCTCGGCACTGCTCTGCTTGATCGGGTCTGCAACCGATAGCAGGCCGGCCAGTGCGCCATCGACCGCGACATACATCACCGTTCGGCCCTTCGCGCGACCGGCCTCTGCCTGCTTGTCCGCATTTGCGTCAGCGATTCCCAGGCTCTCCATCAGGCGCGCATTGCCTATGGCAACCGTGCGTCCGCCCACCTCGGCCCGCGCGCCTTGCCCGGTGATCGATTCGAAGTTTTCGGCCTCCTGCAAGGCAGCGCCGCGTTCGGTCGCACCCGCGACGATGGCGGCGCCGAGAGGATGTTCGCTGCCGCGCTCTACGCTTGCGGCAAGGGCCAGCAGGTCGCCTTCGGGGAAGTCGCCGATCGGTTCCACGGCGACGAGCCGGGGCTTGCCTTCGGTCAGCGTGCCCGTCTTGTCCACCACCACGGTATCGATCGTCTCCAGCGCCTGAAGCGCTTCGGCGTCGCGGATCAGGATGCCGTTCTGCGCGCCCTTGCCGGTGCCGACCATGATCGACATCGGCGTGGCAAGGCCCAGCGCGCAGGGGCAGGCAA contains:
- a CDS encoding aldo/keto reductase; this translates as MRAGVLVPQPVIILNDGREMPQFGFGTWQVPDSDAAECVRDAVDIGYKLVDTAAIYENEDGVGEGLRGRNQVWLTTKVWNRDQGHEGTRAALDRSLERLGRDNVDLLLLHWPCPEQDLYVESWKAMIELRDEGKALSIGVSNFLPEHLERLDKETGVVPAVNQVELHPTFQQRELRKVHADMGIATQSWSPLGQGKAMNNPVIREIAEETGATPAAVVLRWHLQNGLAPIPKASSHAHAADNFAALSTHLKRDQMGRIEMLDDANGRIGPDPATFSGL
- a CDS encoding adenylosuccinate synthase: MANVTVIGAQWGDEGKGKIVDWLASRADAVVRFQGGHNAGHTLVVGDQTYKLSLLPSGIVTGTLSIIGNGVVLDPWHLKAEIGKLEGQGVKINADNFAIADNCPLILPLHRDLDGLRETAAGAGKIGTTGRGIGPAYEDKVGRRAIRVCDLAHLDALDAQLDRLCAHHDALRAGFGEPPVDRQALIAELKEIAPFVLQFAQPVWKRLKKVRKAGARILFEGAQGVLLDVDHGTYPFVTSSNTVSGTAASGSGLGPSSTGFVLGIVKAYTTRVGSGPFPTELDDDTGQRLGERGHEFGTVTGRKRRCGWFDAVLVRQSCAISGVTGIALTKLDVLDGFDTVKICTGYRLRGQDGKSRILDYFPSHAADQAAVEPIYEEMEGWSGTTAGARSWADLPAQAIKYIQRVQELIETPVALVSTSPEREDTILVRDPFID
- a CDS encoding L,D-transpeptidase family protein; translated protein: MRARLFLPLTLLLAVGEAGSVAAQAGDPGDVDFVLVEKAARRLTLYSQGRAVRVYNAIQLGGAPVGAKHFEGDERTPEGRYTIDYGNPDSAYHLSLHISYPSPRDTAYARAHGRSPGGMIMIHGQPNGWAAGRAPGDWTDGCIALSNAQIEQLWETVGDGTPIEIRP
- a CDS encoding winged helix DNA-binding protein translates to MVGPGTSFQHWDGQQFGRQRAVGLFASDEFSLQLLTRISSDVGVDLKMSCSIEDLAAAPGLLDELDHITIAFDRVDTVAEAAAEVMKQAMAVRPALRALVLVPMELLELAWRAFDPSQANVLVNPFGSEIAQALIRCAGPQPSDQVRDDSETSDDLVRSLMKEVTRLSHRLDRLMQGGQQSGGLLFAQPDDDATQGGVSDRKQGYKAESEREGGTIRRLRPALPDPRLVRRVIRQRQLRARFLDADLFADPAWDILLDLTAARGEHTRVSVTSLCIASGVPPTTALRWIGQMTEGGLLQRVDDEADRRRAFIDLTDKAADAMARYFAEVGTGVQGGV